A stretch of the Sulfolobus acidocaldarius SUSAZ genome encodes the following:
- a CDS encoding xanthine dehydrogenase, which produces MSTHYIEGSRVVNGSSEFINDIPNPSGTLFMVIYRSNLPHGVIKKVDVSEVFNHGGIAYTNQELLKVIKNPFPLGVDLPIKYYAVAKDKVRFVGEPIAIVLARDLYKAVDLLDYVNVEVDPLPAVTSVREALDKKALVHEELGSNIAVNRKMSYGDMVRAFSESPIVIKNEFKVTKHSALPLEGYGVLAYKTDTLNIMANFQGPMLEAYFISRALGISLNWIKLSTPRDIGGSFGVKYSLYPYMTIAAAASILSNHAVRWIESRTESFLYSSSSGDREGYVEIASDKEGKIKGIRYAFFEDVGAYPRPPEPGALFRVHGNLNGAYDVRNIEVNHTVVLTNKSPTGLNRAYGAPQFYFALETTIDKLAEELGISPIEIRKRNVITEFNKRINSDYFYETPTGGLYPKQDYNRVLKLLEEEYSKIKREPLTGIGVSLFLEPSGTNLGYVDLALEGSKRRHKHSASGDYIIMSLNFDGSISVFINGTNEGLGHETVTAEVVAREFGIDVSRVKVENRVDTSLPWTIASGSYSSRFAPIVITGVLKACNELKDKLSDVAKRFLETEEVYYGNGKFYAKKDSSKSVDLKTLASAFHWDPYSNPGSLSVVSFYNSPYLAPPEGDKINSSLGYSIQAHLAVVRIDPITYDVKVEKYIIIHDVGRILKRELLESQMYGSLLHGIAMSLYERLAYDENGNPLITTFDAYETPTFSEMLHTEVDIHHFESDINYIPSKALGSGEGPIMGVPATIANAVSDAIGKRITQIPITPEIIMGLIEDGVK; this is translated from the coding sequence ATGAGCACTCACTATATAGAGGGTTCCAGGGTCGTTAACGGTTCTTCAGAGTTTATTAATGATATACCCAATCCCTCTGGAACCCTATTTATGGTTATATATAGGAGTAATTTACCTCACGGCGTTATCAAAAAAGTAGATGTTAGTGAGGTCTTTAACCACGGCGGAATAGCTTACACGAACCAGGAATTACTGAAGGTTATCAAGAACCCATTCCCTTTAGGCGTTGACTTACCCATAAAATACTATGCAGTAGCTAAGGATAAGGTTAGGTTTGTGGGCGAACCTATAGCCATAGTTTTAGCCAGAGATTTGTACAAGGCAGTCGATCTTCTAGACTATGTTAATGTAGAAGTGGACCCTTTGCCGGCTGTAACAAGTGTGAGAGAAGCCTTAGATAAGAAAGCTTTAGTACATGAGGAGTTAGGAAGCAATATTGCTGTAAATCGTAAAATGAGCTATGGTGATATGGTAAGGGCTTTCTCAGAATCGCCTATTGTAATTAAGAACGAATTTAAGGTTACTAAACACTCGGCTTTACCCCTCGAGGGTTACGGTGTTCTAGCTTACAAAACTGATACATTAAATATCATGGCTAACTTTCAAGGTCCAATGCTCGAAGCCTACTTTATTAGCCGTGCATTGGGTATTTCCTTAAACTGGATCAAGCTTTCGACACCTAGGGACATTGGGGGTAGTTTTGGAGTAAAGTATTCACTTTATCCTTATATGACAATAGCTGCAGCAGCGTCTATTCTATCTAATCACGCTGTTAGATGGATTGAGAGTAGGACGGAGAGTTTTCTATATAGTTCGTCAAGTGGCGACAGAGAGGGGTATGTGGAAATAGCTAGTGATAAGGAAGGAAAAATAAAGGGGATAAGGTATGCATTCTTCGAGGATGTAGGAGCTTATCCTAGACCACCAGAGCCAGGGGCTCTGTTTAGAGTTCACGGTAATTTAAATGGCGCTTATGATGTACGTAACATTGAAGTAAACCACACGGTCGTTCTTACTAATAAATCTCCCACGGGCTTAAACAGAGCCTATGGAGCTCCACAATTTTACTTTGCGTTAGAAACCACGATAGACAAGTTAGCAGAAGAATTGGGAATAAGTCCAATTGAAATCAGAAAAAGAAATGTGATAACTGAATTCAACAAGAGGATTAACAGTGACTACTTTTATGAAACTCCTACGGGAGGACTATATCCAAAACAGGACTACAATAGGGTTCTTAAACTTTTGGAGGAAGAGTATAGTAAGATTAAAAGAGAGCCCCTTACAGGAATTGGAGTATCTCTTTTCCTGGAACCGAGCGGAACTAATTTAGGTTATGTGGATTTAGCACTTGAGGGATCCAAGAGGAGACATAAACATTCAGCATCTGGGGATTACATCATAATGTCCCTTAATTTCGATGGAAGTATCAGTGTCTTTATAAATGGTACTAATGAAGGGCTAGGTCATGAGACAGTGACAGCGGAAGTCGTAGCTAGAGAGTTTGGAATAGATGTCAGTAGAGTGAAGGTAGAGAATAGAGTTGATACTTCTCTTCCGTGGACAATAGCCAGTGGTAGTTATTCCAGCCGTTTCGCTCCAATAGTTATAACCGGTGTACTGAAGGCATGTAACGAATTAAAGGACAAGTTATCTGATGTAGCCAAAAGATTCCTTGAGACTGAAGAAGTTTACTACGGCAATGGTAAATTTTACGCTAAAAAAGATTCAAGTAAGTCAGTAGATTTAAAAACACTTGCATCGGCTTTTCACTGGGATCCCTACTCAAATCCAGGGAGTCTATCTGTAGTTTCTTTCTACAATTCTCCCTATCTAGCACCACCAGAGGGGGATAAGATAAATTCCTCCCTAGGGTATTCCATTCAAGCTCATCTAGCCGTAGTCAGGATAGATCCTATTACTTATGATGTTAAAGTAGAGAAATACATTATAATTCATGACGTGGGGAGAATATTAAAAAGAGAATTGTTAGAAAGCCAGATGTATGGAAGTTTACTGCATGGAATAGCTATGAGCTTATATGAGAGGTTGGCTTACGACGAAAATGGTAATCCACTGATAACTACCTTTGATGCATATGAAACCCCTACTTTTTCCGAAATGTTACACACTGAAGTAGACATCCATCACTTTGAGAGCGATATTAATTATATTCCCTCAAAGGCATTAGGGTCGGGAGAAGGTCCAATTATGGGAGTTCCTGCTACCATAGCCAATGCAGTTTCAGACGCTATAGGAAAAAGGATTACTCAGATACCTATAACTCCTGAAATTATAATGGGACTTATTGAAGACGGGGTGAAGTAA